The following coding sequences lie in one Musa acuminata AAA Group cultivar baxijiao chromosome BXJ1-8, Cavendish_Baxijiao_AAA, whole genome shotgun sequence genomic window:
- the LOC103995650 gene encoding sialyltransferase-like protein 1 has translation MKRSLRLPFSFLILVAVFSVLSFRAAVQDSRRRERRPEVAPPANATLLRLAAVESGEAELRKDVDDLLDGTFPSGHRGVAGWRLRTHLDWRQENHLEVLRRNEPRFRHRLRGPKDYRALPDFRRPLRDWFRRRRFHPGVMSELVELIKRPIDRHHGRPDTKTERYGSCAVVGNSGILLNNDHGGLIDGHDLVIRLNNARVSGYNHKVGSKTGLSFVNSNILHLCARRPGCFCHPYGEGVPIVMYICQPVHFLDYAVCNSSHKAPLLITDVRFDMLCTRIVKYYSLKTFVDTTGKPPGEWTKVHDEKMFHYSSGMQAVMLALGICDQVSVFGFGKSAEAKHHYHTNQKAELDLHDYEAEYALYRDLVEQPEVIPFLKDFGFKVPPVVFYH, from the coding sequence ATGAAGCGATCCCTCCGTTTGCCCTTCAGCTTTTTGATCCTCGTCGCTGTGTTTTCTGTCCTCAGCTTCCGGGCGGCGGTGCAGGACAGCAGGCGGCGCGAGCGGCGGCCGGAGGTGGCCCCTCCGGCCAACGCGACTCTTCTTAGGTTGGCGGCGGTGGAGTCCGGGGAGGCGGAGCTGCGGAAGGACGTCGACGACCTCCTCGACGGGACCTTCCCCTCTGGCCACCGTGGCGTGGCCGGGTGGCGGCTCCGGACCCACTTGGACTGGCGGCAGGAGAACCACCTGGAGGTGCTGCGTCGGAATGAGCCCCGGTTTCGCCACCGGCTCCGGGGCCCCAAGGACTACCGGGCCTTGCCCGATTTCCGCCGCCCCCTCCGCGACTGGTTCCGGCGCCGCCGGTTCCATCCCGGGGTCATGTCGGAGCTGGTCGAGCTCATCAAACGCCCCATCGATCGCCACCACGGCCGCCCCGACACCAAAACAGAGCGGTACGGCTCCTGCGCCGTGGTCGGCAACAGCGGGATCCTCCTGAACAACGACCACGGCGGCCTGATCGACGGCCACGACCTGGTGATCCGCCTCAACAACGCTCGCGTCAGCGGGTACAACCACAAGGTCGGATCAAAGACCGGCCTTTCCTTCGTCAACAGCAACATCCTCCACCTCTGCGCTCGAAGGCCGGGCTGCTTCTGTCATCCGTACGGCGAGGGCGTCCCCATCGTCATGTACATCTGCCAACCCGTCCATTTCCTCGACTACGCCGTGTGCAATTCGTCCCACAAGGCGCCGCTCCTCATCACGGACGTGCGGTTCGACATGCTCTGCACCCGGATCGTGAAGTACTACTCTCTGAAGACGTTCGTGGACACAACAGGGAAGCCGCCGGGGGAGTGGACGAAGGTCCACGACGAGAAGATGTTCCACTACTCGTCGGGGATGCAGGCGGTGATGCTGGCCTTGGGGATCTGCGACCAAGTCAGCGTCTTTGGCTTCGGGAAGTCGGCGGAGGCGAAGCACCATTACCACACGAACCAGAAGGCGGAGCTGGACTTGCATGATTACGAGGCGGAGTACGCCTTGTACAGGGACCTGGTGGAGCAGCCGGAGGTAATACCCTTCCTCAAGGACTTTGGATTCAAGGTTCCTCCAGTAGTATTCTACCATTGA
- the LOC135589239 gene encoding hevamine-A-like, with the protein MASLPPLQLAVLCLLLALTGRLRAEPSCIAVYWGQNGYERGLREACATGYYKYVLIAFLNQFGNSRIPQMNLAGRCDPNSGGCTFLSSDIISCQQDHNVTVMLSLGGAIGNYNLVSEEDAREVATYIWNNFLGGSSANRPLGNAVLDGVDLDIEIGGAAYYDDLVRYLKAYSTPEQKVYLSAAPQCPFPDAHLQPAIDTGLLDYLFVQFYNNHCQYSPSNVDTFVQVWNQWVSVNVSKVFLGLLASPEAGSGYGSPDDLINKVLPLVKPSEKYGGIMLWNRYFDLTNNYSARVKDYVCPHRRLYSISSTLVASSSV; encoded by the coding sequence ATGGCGAGCTTACCACCACTGCAACTAGCAGTCCTGTGCCTGTTGCTTGCACTCACCGGAAGACTGCGTGCCGAACCATCATGCATCGCAGTCTACTGGGGCCAAAACGGCTACGAGAGAGGCTTACGAGAAGCCTGTGCCACCGGCTACTACAAGTACGTCCTCATAGCCTTCCTCAACCAGTTCGGAAACAGCCGGATTCCACAGATGAACCTCGCCGGCCGCTGTGACCCCAACAGCGGCGGCTGCACTTTCCTGAGCAGCGACATCATCTCATGCCAGCAGGACCACAACGTCACGGTGATGCtctccctgggcggtgccatcggcaACTACAACCTGGTGTCCGAGGAGGATGCCAGGGAGGTCGCCACCTACATCTGGAACAATTTCTTGGGCGGTTCTTCCGCCAATCGACCCCTCGGGAACGCCGTCTTGGACGGAGTAGACTTGGACATCGAAATAGGGGGTGCCGCTTATTACGACGATCTTGTTCGCTACTTGAAGGCCTACAGCACGCCGGAGCAGAAAGTTTACCTGAGCGCGGCGCCACAGTGCCCCTTCCCAGACGCACACCTTCAACCTGCGATCGACACCGGTCTCTTGGACTACCTGTTTGTGCAGTTCTACAACAACCACTGTCAGTACTCTCCCAGCAACGTTGACACCTTTGTTCAGGTATGGAACCAGTGGGTTTCCGTAAACGTAAGCAAGGTGTTCCTCGGACTCCTTGCTTCTCCTGAGGCTGGAAGTGGCTACGGCTCACCTGATGACCTCATAAATAAAGTTCTTCCCCTCGTCAAGCCCTCAGAGAAGTACGGAGGAATTATGCTATGGAACAGATACTTTGACCTGACCAATAACTATAGTGCTCGGGTGAAGGACTACGTGTGCCCTCATCGTCGTCTGTACTCCATCTCGTCTACTTTGGTGGCGTCGTCTTCCGTGTGA
- the LOC135588756 gene encoding hevamine-A-like, translated as MASLPPLKLAVLCLLLALTGRLRAEPCIAVYWGQNGNEGGLRDACATGYYKYVLVAFLNQFGNGQIPQMNLAGHCDPNSGGCTFLSSDIISCQQDYNVKVMLSLGGGIGSYRLASKEDAREVARYIYNSFLGGSSSNRPLGNAVLDGVDFDIEGGSRDHWDDLARYLKAYDTPERKVHLSAAPQCPIPDYYLQTAIDTGLFDYLFVQFYNNYCQYTSSNEATFEQIWNQWVSKNVSKVFLGLPASPQAAGNGFVEPYELIKNVIPIVKRSEKYGGIMLWSRYYDVIYGFSPRVKNHVCPNELSFASSMRIKPLTMI; from the coding sequence ATGGCGAGCTTACCACCACTGAAACTAGCAGTCCTGTGCCTGTTGCTTGCACTCACCGGAAGACTGCGTGCCGAACCATGCATCGCAGTCTACTGGGGCCAAAATGGCAACGAGGGAGGCTTACGAGACGCCTGTGCCACCGGCTACTACAAGTACGTCCTCGTAGCCTTCCTCAACCAGTTCGGCAACGGCCAGATTCCACAGATGAACCTCGCCGGCCACTGTGACCCCAACAGCGGCGGCTGCACTTTCCTGAGCAGCGACATCATCTCGTGCCAGCAGGACTACAACGTCAAGGTGATGCTctccctgggcggtggcatcggcaGCTACCGCCTGGCGTCCAAGGAGGATGCCAGGGAGGTCGCCCGCTACATCTATAACAGTTTCTTGGGCGGCTCTTCCTCCAACCGGCCCCTCGGGAACGCCGTGTTGGACGGCGTCGACTTCGACATCGAGGGAGGGAGCAGAGACCACTGGGACGACCTTGCTCGCTACTTGAAGGCCTACGATACGCCGGAGCGGAAAGTTCATCTGAGCGCGGCTCCACAGTGCCCCATTCCCGACTATTACCTTCAAACTGCGATCGACACCGGTCTCTTCGACTACCTGTTTGTGCAGTTCTACAACAACTACTGCCAGTACACGTCCAGCAACGAGGCCACCTTTGAACAGATATGGAACCAGTGGGTTTCCAAAAACGTAAGCAAGGTGTTCCTCGGACTCCCTGCTTCTCCACAGGCGGCAGGAAATGGCTTCGTCGAACCCTACGAGCTCATAAAGAACGTTATTCCCATCGTCAAGCGTTCAGAGAAGTATGGAGGAATTATGCTATGGAGCAGATACTATGACGTTATCTATGGTTTCAGTCCTCGAGTAAAGAACCATGTGTGTCCCAATGAGTTATCCTTCGCCTCGTCCATGAGGATTAAGCCGTTGACGATGATCTGA
- the LOC135589237 gene encoding acidic endochitinase-like, whose amino-acid sequence MAIRSPALPLLLAACLLLALTGRLRAEPCIAVYWGQNGYEGGLREACATGNYKYVLIAFFNQFGGNQEPQLNLAGHCDPNTTGCTFLSNDIVSCQRDYNVKVMLSLGGAIGNYRLVSKEEAREVARYIYNSFLGGSSSNRPLGNAVLDGVDFDIEGGSRDHWEDEENPLFC is encoded by the coding sequence ATGGCGATCCGATCACCAGCGTTGCCGCTGCTACTAGCAGCGTGCCTGCTACTTGCACTCACCGGAAGACTGCGTGCCGAACCATGCATCGCGGTCTACTGGGGCCAAAACGGCTACGAGGGAGGCTTACGAGAAGCCTGTGCCACCGGCAACTACAAGTACGTCCTCATAGCCTTCTTCAACCAGTTCGGCGGCAACCAAGAGCCGCAGCTGAACCTCGCCGGCCATTGTGACCCCAACACCACCGGCTGCACTTTCCTGAGCAACGACATCGTCTCGTGCCAGAGGGATTACAACGTCAAGGTGATGCTCTCCCTGGGCGGCGCCATCGGCAACTACCGCCTGGTGTCCAAGGAGGAAGCCAGGGAGGTCGCCCGCTACATCTACAACAGTTTCTTGGGCGGCTCTTCCTCCAACCGGCCCCTCGGGAACGCCGTGTTGGACGGCGTAGACTTCGACATCGAGGGAGGGAGCAGAGACCACTGGGAAgacgaggaaaatcctctattctgttag
- the LOC135588755 gene encoding hevamine-A-like has translation MALFMTHHPKLASPTASWFTMAIRSPALSLLLAACLLLALAGRLRAEPCIAVYWGQNGFEGGLREACATGYYKYVLVAFLNQFGNGQIPQMNLAGHCDPNNGGCTFLSSDIISCQQDYNVKVMLSLGGGIGSYRLASKEDAREAAHYIYNSFLGGSSSNRPLGNAVLDGVDFDIEGGSRNHWDDLARYLKAYSTTEQKVHLSAAPQCPMPDYFLQPAIDTGLFDYLWVQFYNNYCQYSSGNAVTFAQIWNQWVSANVSKVFLGLPASPQAAGSGFVTPDELIDSVLPIVKRSEKYGGIMLWSRYHDVIYGFSPQVKNHVCPDRMASLLSMTVRPFMKV, from the coding sequence ATGGCCTTGTTCATGACACACCATCCCAAGCTTGCCTCGCCAACAGCCTCCTGGTTCACCATGGCGATCCGATCACCAGCGTTGTCGCTGCTACTAGCAGCGTGCCTGCTACTTGCACTCGCCGGAAGACTGCGTGCCGAACCATGCATTGCAGTCTACTGGGGCCAAAACGGCTTCGAGGGAGGCTTACGAGAAGCCTGTGCCACCGGCTACTACAAGTACGTCCTCGTAGCCTTCCTCAACCAGTTCGGCAACGGCCAGATTCCACAGATGAACCTCGCCGGCCACTGTGACCCCAACAACGGCGGCTGCACTTTCCTGAGCAGCGACATCATCTCCTGCCAGCAGGACTACAACGTCAAGGTGATGCTCTCCCTCGGCGGTGGCATCGGCAGCTACCGCCTGGCGTCCAAGGAGGATGCCAGGGAGGCCGCCCACTACATCTATAACAGTTTCTTGGGCGGCTCTTCCTCCAACCGGCCCCTCGGGAACGCCGTGTTGGACGGCGTAGACTTCGACATCGAGGGAGGGAGCAGAAACCACTGGGACGACCTTGCTCGCTACTTGAAGGCCTACAGCACGACGGAGCAGAAAGTTCACCTGAGCGCGGCTCCACAGTGCCCCATGCCCGACTATTTCCTTCAACCTGCGATCGACACCGGTCTCTtcgactacctgtgggtacagttCTACAACAACTACTGCCAGTACTCCTCCGGCAACGCGGTCACCTTTGCACAGATATGGAACCAGTGGGTTTCCGCAAACGTAAGCAAGGTGTTCCTCGGCCTCCCTGCTTCTCCTCAGGCGGCTGGAAGTGGCTTCGTCACACCCGACGAGCTCATAGATAGCGTTCTTCCCATAGTCAAGCGCTCAGAGAAGTATGGAGGAATTATGCTATGGAGCAGATACCACGACGTTATCTATGGCTTCAGTCCTCAGGTAAAGAACCATGTGTGTCCCGATCGTATGGCCTCCCTCTTGTCTATGACTGTGAGACCCTTCATGAAGGTTTGA
- the LOC135589238 gene encoding hevamine-A-like: MASLSPLLVAVLCLLLAITGRLHAESCIGVYWGQNGNEGSLREACATGNYKYVLIAFLNQFGNGQIPRLNLAGHCDPISGGCTFLSNDIISCQQDYNVTVMLSLGGAIGNYHLVSKEDARYVAAYIWDNFLGGSSPNRPLGNAVLDGVDFDIEGGSRDHWDDLVRYLKAYSTPGQKVYLSAATRCCMPDYYLQTAIDTGLFDYLWVQFCDIYCQCSLSDVDTFFRICDQWASMNVSKVFLGITVHRGNDCVTPEDLVNIVIPIIKHCDKYGGIMLWNRYSDAITNFSAQVKDYVCPDRRQYSTAATLVASSSV; the protein is encoded by the coding sequence ATGGCGAGCTTATCACCACTGCTAGTAGCAGTCCTGTGCCTGTTACTTGCAATCACAGGAAGACTGCATGCTGAATCATGTATTGGAGTCTACTGGGGTCAAAATGGCAACGAGGGAAGCTTACGAGAAGCTTGTGCCACCGGCAACTACAAGTACGTCCTAATAGCCTTCCTCAACCAGTTCGGCAACGGCCAGATTCCACGGTTGAACCTCGCCGGCCACTGTGACCCCATCAGCGGCGGCTGCACTTTCCTGAGCAACGACATAATCTCATGCCAGCAGGACTACAACGTCACGGTGATGCtctccctgggcggtgccatcggcaACTACCACCTGGTGTCCAAGGAGGATGCCAGGTATGTCGCCGCCTACATCTGGGACAATTTCTTGGGCGGCTCATCCCCCAACCGGCCCCTCGGGAACGCCGTGTTGGACGGGGTAGACTTCGACATCGAGGGAGGGAGCAGAGACCACTGGGACGACCTTGTTCGCTACTTGAAGGCCTACAGCACGCCGGGGCAGAAAGTTTACCTGAGCGCGGCAACACGCTGCTGCATGCCCGACTATTACCTTCAAACTGCGATCGACACCGGTCTCTTCGACTACCTGTGGGTGCAGTTCTGCGACATCTACTGCCAGTGCTCCCTCAGCGACGTTGACACCTTTTTTAGGATATGCGACCAGTGGGCTTCCATGAACGTAAGCAAGGTGTTCCTCGGAATCACTGTTCATCGCGGAAATGACTGCGTCACACCTGAGGACCTCGTAAACATAGTTATTCCCATCATCAAACATTGCGATAAGTATGGAGGAATTATGCTGTGGAACCGATACTCTGACGCTATCACTAACTTTAGCGCTCAGGTGAAGGACTACGTGTGTCCTGATCGTCGTCAGTACTCCACCGCGGCTACTTTGGTGGCGTCGTCTTCCGTGTGA